One region of Miscanthus floridulus cultivar M001 chromosome 19, ASM1932011v1, whole genome shotgun sequence genomic DNA includes:
- the LOC136527002 gene encoding phosphoinositide phosphatase SAC3-like isoform X1, whose amino-acid sequence MAAAAAAVPEPDSCLQSFELYEAESKFYILGTNTNKTIWRLLKIDRMEPSELNVDEDSTVHSQSDYLDLLKNLDEEHRSTGGVKFVTNCFGIIGFIKFLGPYYMLIITEQRKIGDIFGHPVYQVTKTATIELSNSKTRPKLINSKDENRYKKLLQTIDLRKDFFFSHSYQIMRSLQKNFSDPQEGWELYDTMFVWNEFLTRGIRYILKTTLWTVALVYGFFKQDKLAICGKDIMLTLIARRSRHYAGTRYLKRGVNEEGRVANDVETEQIVYEDMLGPWKISSVVQNRGSIPLFWSQETSKLILKPDIILHEKDKNYEATRLHFENLRKRYGNPIIILNLIKTHEKRPREIILRREFDRAIKIINTGLPGEDHLRFLHWDLHKNSQSKSTNALQVLLKVAFEALNLTEFFYCQVSPAQMAENSLNLSPTLKNGFGPHVCDVNNNCGNADYVDDLDDISQEDTCGSSDPGNGIAEDKSEVNGSTQIKPPKFQKGVLRTNCIDCLDRTNVAQYAYGLAALGHQLHELGSVESPEVHLDSPLSRHLMHFYERMGDTLALQYGGSAAHNKIFSAKRGHLKFAIQSQEFFRTLQRYYSNAYMDAYKQAAINLFLGYFQPQVGKPALWEPESGDEHVLDDETSKLMKRARSDGSILNKSKPSMSSNGPNGILNPAFTGSKNEGQHPNWSSDSVHGMSSASVNFMSKSRYTPTVSHIKHISCELDYCNGSGDSNFLDLDWLSASDNERSKAISTTDVNISTDNGVHDVSSGTTDDQAAEIQDQGLSKDFVQWVNQGEAFWY is encoded by the exons atggcggcggcggcggcggcggtgccggaGCCGGACAGCTGCCTACAGAGCTTCGAGCTCTACGAGGCCGAGTCG AAATTTTATATTCTTGGAACTAACACTAACAAGACAATATGGAGATTACTCAAGATTGATAGAATGGAACCATCAGAGCTCAATGTAGATGAGGATTCTACTGTACACTCACAGAGTGACTACCTTGATCTTCTAAAAAATCTAGATGAAGAACACAGGTCTACTGGTGGAGTCAAATTTGTCACCAACTGTTTTGGAATCATTG GTTTCATTAAGTTCCTTGGGCCCTATTACATGTTAATTATTACTGAGCAGAGAAAGATTGGGGATATATTTGGTCATCCGGTGTACCAAGTTACTAAGACTGCGACGATTGAGTTATCAAATTCCAAGACGAGGCCAAAGTTAATTAACTCCAAGGACGAGAACAG GTACAAGAAGCTCTTGCAGACAATTGATCTTAGAAAAGACTTCTTTTTTAGCCACTCATATCAAATAATGAGAAGTCTCCAGAAGAACTTTAGTGATCCACAAGAAGGGTGGGAACTATATGACACAATGTTTGTCTGGAATGAGTTCCTAACTCGAGGGATTCGTTACATTCTGAAAACTACACTCTGGACTGTTGCATTAGTCTATGGTTTTTTTAAGCAG GATAAACTTGCGATATGTGGGAAGGATATTATGCTGACGCTCATTGCTAGACGCTCGAGGCATTATGCTGGCACCAG GTATCTAAAGAGGGGTGTGAATGAGGAGGGCAGAGTAGCAAATGATGTTGAGACTGAGCAAATTGTTTACGAAGACATGCTTGGACCATGGAAAATAAGCTCTGTTGTGCAGAACAGGGGTTCAATTCCACTATTCTGGTCCCAGGAGACATCAAAGCTGATTCTTAAGCCTGATATCATAT TGCATGAAAAGGACAAAAATTATGAGGCTACCAGGCTTCattttgaaaatcttaggaagaGATATGGAAATCCTATCATCATCTTAAACTTGATTAAG ACACATGAGAAGAGACCACGAGAAATTATACTTCGTCGGGAATTTGACAGAGCAATAAAGATTATTAATACCGGTCTACCAGGCGAAGACCATTTGAGATTTTTACATTGGGATCTTCATAAGAACTCTCAAAG CAAAAGTACAAATGCCCTTCAAGTGCTTTTGAAAGTGGCGTTTGAAGCTCTGAACTTGACAGAATTCTTTTATTGTCAAGTTTCCCCAGCTCAAATGGCAGAGAACTCCCTTAACTTAAGCCCTACATT GAAAAATGGTTTTGGTCCTCACGTGTGTGATGTCAACAACAATTGCGGCAATGCAGACTATGTTGATGATCTTGATGACATTTCCCAAGAAGATACCTGTGGCAGTTCTGATCCTGGCAATGGAATTGCAGAAGATAAATCTGAGGTCAATGGATCTACCCAAATAAAGCCTCCAAAATTTCAAAAAGGTGTCCTACGTACAAACTGTATAGATTGTTTGGACCGCACAAATGTTGCTCAATATGCCTATGGCTTAGCTGCTCTAGGACACCAGTTACATGAACTTGGTTCTGTAGAATCTCCAGAAGTTCATTTAGACTCCCCTTTGTCTCGACATTTGATGCATTTTTATGAACGGATGGGTGACACACTTGCTTTACAGTATGGTGGTTCTGCTGCGCACAATAAG ATATTCTCTGCAAAAAGAGGGCACTTGAAGTTTGCCATCCAATCTCAAGAGTTCTTTAGGACACTGCAACGGTACTATAGTAATGCCTATATGGATGCCTACAAACAAGCAGCGATAAACTT ATTTTTAGGATACTTCCAACCGCAGGTGGGAAAACCTGCACTTTGGGAGCCAGAATCTGGTGATGAGCATGTACTTGATGACGAGACAAG TAAATTGATGAAGAGGGCAAGATCAGATGGCAGCATTCTTAATAAAAGCAAACCATCAATGTCCAGTAATGGCCCAAATGGAATTTTAAATCCAGCATTTACTGGTTCAAAAAATGAAGGACAACATCCAAACTGGAGTTCTGATTCAGTGCATGGGATGTCTTCAGCCTCCGTCAATTTCATGTCAAAGTCGAG GTATACTCCGACAGTGTCTCACATTAAGCATATAAGCTGCGAACTAGACTACTGCAATGGTTCTGGTGATTCAAATTTCCTGGATCTTGACTGGCTTTCGGCTTCAGACAATGAAAG GTCAAAAGCCATAAGCACTACTGATGTGAATATTTCAACTGATAATGGTGTTCATGATGTAAGCTCTGGGACAACG GATGATCAAGCTGCTGAGATCCAGGATCAGGGGTTATCTAAGGATTTTGTGCAGTGGGTTAATCAAGGAGAGGCATTTTGGTACTGA
- the LOC136527002 gene encoding phosphoinositide phosphatase SAC2-like isoform X2 produces MAAAAAAVPEPDSCLQSFELYEAESKFYILGTNTNKTIWRLLKIDRMEPSELNVDEDSTVHSQSDYLDLLKNLDEEHRSTGGVKFVTNCFGIIGFIKFLGPYYMLIITEQRKIGDIFGHPVYQVTKTATIELSNSKTRPKLINSKDENRYKKLLQTIDLRKDFFFSHSYQIMRSLQKNFSDPQEGWELYDTMFVWNEFLTRGIRYILKTTLWTVALVYGFFKQDKLAICGKDIMLTLIARRSRHYAGTRYLKRGVNEEGRVANDVETEQIVYEDMLGPWKISSVVQNRGSIPLFWSQETSKLILKPDIILHEKDKNYEATRLHFENLRKRYGNPIIILNLIKTHEKRPREIILRREFDRAIKIINTGLPGEDHLRFLHWDLHKNSQSKSTNALQVLLKVAFEALNLTEFFYCQVSPAQMAENSLNLSPTLKNGFGPHVCDVNNNCGNADYVDDLDDISQEDTCGSSDPGNGIAEDKSEVNGSTQIKPPKFQKGVLRTNCIDCLDRTNVAQYAYGLAALGHQLHELGSVESPEVHLDSPLSRHLMHFYERMGDTLALQYGGSAAHNKIFSAKRGHLKFAIQSQEFFRTLQRYYSNAYMDAYKQAAINLFLGYFQPQVGKPALWEPESGDEHVLDDETSKLMKRARSDGSILNKSKPSMSSNGPNGILNPAFTGSKNEGQHPNWSSDSVHGMSSASVNFMSKSRYTPTVSHIKHISCELDYCNGSGDSNFLDLDWLSASDNERKKGKLCA; encoded by the exons atggcggcggcggcggcggcggtgccggaGCCGGACAGCTGCCTACAGAGCTTCGAGCTCTACGAGGCCGAGTCG AAATTTTATATTCTTGGAACTAACACTAACAAGACAATATGGAGATTACTCAAGATTGATAGAATGGAACCATCAGAGCTCAATGTAGATGAGGATTCTACTGTACACTCACAGAGTGACTACCTTGATCTTCTAAAAAATCTAGATGAAGAACACAGGTCTACTGGTGGAGTCAAATTTGTCACCAACTGTTTTGGAATCATTG GTTTCATTAAGTTCCTTGGGCCCTATTACATGTTAATTATTACTGAGCAGAGAAAGATTGGGGATATATTTGGTCATCCGGTGTACCAAGTTACTAAGACTGCGACGATTGAGTTATCAAATTCCAAGACGAGGCCAAAGTTAATTAACTCCAAGGACGAGAACAG GTACAAGAAGCTCTTGCAGACAATTGATCTTAGAAAAGACTTCTTTTTTAGCCACTCATATCAAATAATGAGAAGTCTCCAGAAGAACTTTAGTGATCCACAAGAAGGGTGGGAACTATATGACACAATGTTTGTCTGGAATGAGTTCCTAACTCGAGGGATTCGTTACATTCTGAAAACTACACTCTGGACTGTTGCATTAGTCTATGGTTTTTTTAAGCAG GATAAACTTGCGATATGTGGGAAGGATATTATGCTGACGCTCATTGCTAGACGCTCGAGGCATTATGCTGGCACCAG GTATCTAAAGAGGGGTGTGAATGAGGAGGGCAGAGTAGCAAATGATGTTGAGACTGAGCAAATTGTTTACGAAGACATGCTTGGACCATGGAAAATAAGCTCTGTTGTGCAGAACAGGGGTTCAATTCCACTATTCTGGTCCCAGGAGACATCAAAGCTGATTCTTAAGCCTGATATCATAT TGCATGAAAAGGACAAAAATTATGAGGCTACCAGGCTTCattttgaaaatcttaggaagaGATATGGAAATCCTATCATCATCTTAAACTTGATTAAG ACACATGAGAAGAGACCACGAGAAATTATACTTCGTCGGGAATTTGACAGAGCAATAAAGATTATTAATACCGGTCTACCAGGCGAAGACCATTTGAGATTTTTACATTGGGATCTTCATAAGAACTCTCAAAG CAAAAGTACAAATGCCCTTCAAGTGCTTTTGAAAGTGGCGTTTGAAGCTCTGAACTTGACAGAATTCTTTTATTGTCAAGTTTCCCCAGCTCAAATGGCAGAGAACTCCCTTAACTTAAGCCCTACATT GAAAAATGGTTTTGGTCCTCACGTGTGTGATGTCAACAACAATTGCGGCAATGCAGACTATGTTGATGATCTTGATGACATTTCCCAAGAAGATACCTGTGGCAGTTCTGATCCTGGCAATGGAATTGCAGAAGATAAATCTGAGGTCAATGGATCTACCCAAATAAAGCCTCCAAAATTTCAAAAAGGTGTCCTACGTACAAACTGTATAGATTGTTTGGACCGCACAAATGTTGCTCAATATGCCTATGGCTTAGCTGCTCTAGGACACCAGTTACATGAACTTGGTTCTGTAGAATCTCCAGAAGTTCATTTAGACTCCCCTTTGTCTCGACATTTGATGCATTTTTATGAACGGATGGGTGACACACTTGCTTTACAGTATGGTGGTTCTGCTGCGCACAATAAG ATATTCTCTGCAAAAAGAGGGCACTTGAAGTTTGCCATCCAATCTCAAGAGTTCTTTAGGACACTGCAACGGTACTATAGTAATGCCTATATGGATGCCTACAAACAAGCAGCGATAAACTT ATTTTTAGGATACTTCCAACCGCAGGTGGGAAAACCTGCACTTTGGGAGCCAGAATCTGGTGATGAGCATGTACTTGATGACGAGACAAG TAAATTGATGAAGAGGGCAAGATCAGATGGCAGCATTCTTAATAAAAGCAAACCATCAATGTCCAGTAATGGCCCAAATGGAATTTTAAATCCAGCATTTACTGGTTCAAAAAATGAAGGACAACATCCAAACTGGAGTTCTGATTCAGTGCATGGGATGTCTTCAGCCTCCGTCAATTTCATGTCAAAGTCGAG GTATACTCCGACAGTGTCTCACATTAAGCATATAAGCTGCGAACTAGACTACTGCAATGGTTCTGGTGATTCAAATTTCCTGGATCTTGACTGGCTTTCGGCTTCAGACAATGAAAG AAAAAAAGGAAAACTCTGTGCATAG
- the LOC136525781 gene encoding succinate dehydrogenase subunit 5, mitochondrial-like, whose product MGGNNPLSWKLRRFFSSNEKHLPAISDPEIESAFKDLLAASWNELPDSLVAEAKKAVSKATDDKAGQEALKNVFRAAENVGPLPGYIEDAVKAAYNRYMTYLESFGP is encoded by the exons atgg GTGGGAACAATCCTCTCTCATGGAAACTGAGGCGCTTCTTCAGTTCAAATGAAAAACACTTGCCTGCAATATCTGACCCAGAGATAGAATCTGCATTTAAGGATTTGTTGGCTGCTAGTTGGAATGAACTTCCAGATTCTCTCGTAGCAGAAGCAAAGAAAGCAGTATCTAAAGCCACCGATGATAAGGCTGGTCAAGAGGCTTTGAAAAATGTATTTCGTGCAGCTGAG AATGTGGGTCCCTTACCTGGTTATATTGAAGATGCTGTTAAAGCTGCATATAATCGCTACATGACATATCTGGAGTCCTTTGGCCCTTAG